TGCCTAGTAGCGGCCAGGGTGTGAGGGCTGCGTGGGAGCCTATGGGCCCTTACGTTAACTTGTCTGTTGTGAATCTGTACAGATCACCCAAAAGGCCAGGGTGGAGTCTTCCAAACTGGTGAAAGGGATTTGAGCGCccaatttccattaaaaatgagTGGGAGTCAGGCATCCAGatcccttaggcagctttgaaaaatgTCAGCCTAAACAAATAAATAGAATGGATCAGTTGTTATGTTTTGGTGCTAAAGGAGTAAATGTTGTAGAATTGCTTGTTTTTTACATTTCCTTTTATCAGGTCTGTTGTTCTGTACCCAAAGGTGCCCACGCAACCCAAGACCTCCACCGTGATCAGCAGTCAAATCAGGCCAGAAAGATTAAACTCAGAAAGCTAAGAAGCTATTCAAAACCTGTCATGCAGTGTAACCCATGGCCAGCAGTTTATTATCTTACATCTTCTAGCATTCAACCTTATTTTTACTTTGCTAATAAATTCTAACAAGACTCCATGTGTAAAATTCCTTTTCCTTTTACACCAGGGTAAACCATAAAGTTGTGAAGGTGCCAGAGGCTCTGAAGAACTGAGCAATAATAGGAAACGTTCATGATGTATACAATCCTGATTTTAATATCTACCATATTCCTGAGTGTACAGTAGTATTTTCTTTGAGTCACCTGGCAAGCAGCCCAGTTCAGAAATATAATGAGATTTCAGGACATTATTTGTAATAAACCCCTGTAACCTTTTAGTAGCTAATACTACAGCAGTTGTTTCAAAGAGACATGTTGTTTCTGATGCAAACCAACGGTTCAAATTGGAAGCATGCATTAAAAATCAGCATAAAGACCTTGATGCAAGAAAGTATTGTTAATTACCCTGGTGCAAAACCTGTAATCGGATTGAGGatgatgtttttctttttaaactttggCTAATGTGCTTGGGATTTGATTGTCCCTGGAACACGTCTACTAAAGAGAAGCAGACAGCAAGGAAAGGTGAGAACTTACTTtgtgtctttctttttttttttttttgtaattgtttcagtTAACTACGGTAGCAGAGAAGTCTAGAATCCTTCAGCTGGAGGAAGAGCTGAGTGTCCAGCGCAGTGAGGTGGAGGAGCTTAGACAATGCCTAAGAAACTCTCACCAGGCAGAGACCCCTGAGCATAATCTTGGTCTGCAGTCAGAGGCGCTTCGCCTGCGAGACCAGCTGCTGTCTGCCAGCAAGGAGCACCAGAAAGAGAGCAGCCAGCTGAAGGAGAAGTATGAAAAGACCCTGAAGAAGCACCAGCAGGAGATAGAGAAGCTGAAAGCCGTCAATGAAAAATATTCCCAGGAAATCGTTGACCTGAAACACAAAGTTCAACAAGCCACCAATGAGAACATGGGGCTGATGGACAATTGGAAGTCCAAGCTGGATACCTTGGCATCTGACCATCAGAAATCTCTGGAAGACCTCAAAGCCACCCTGAACACAGGCCCTGACACCCAACACAAGGAGATAGTAGAACTGAAGGCCGTGGTAGAGAGCATAAAGATGGAGCACCAACTTGAACTGGAGAACCTTAAAGCTAAGCACGATATCGAGACTGCGGTTCACATAAAAGAGAAAGAAAGTCTGAAGCTGAAGCTACAGGAAGCCAGCGACGAAGTGGAAGAAAGCAACAACAACTGGAAAATGCAACTGGAAACCAAAACAAACCAGCACCTTACAGAACTTCAGGACATGAAGGAGAAGTGCCGAGATGCCGAACTGAGAGTGCATGAACTGGAGAAGCTTCACAGTGAATATAAAGATCAGGCTCAAGCAATAGCTTTCTTGAAAGAGCAGATTTCTCTGGCTGAGAAGAAGATGTTGGACTATGAGACACTACAGAAAACAGAAGCCCAGAGTAAACAGGAGATCCAAAGATTGCAGGAAAAAGTGCTTGTCTTAGAGAACAAACTGCAGTCCATGGAGGCTCTGCATCCTTCTCAGCATGCCAATGTATGGGTTTGGGCTATTCTGTTTATGTTGTTTTGTCCCTATTATTCCTCATAGGGCTAACCTGAATTTTGCCCTGTATTATGATTTGCTTGGGCTTCTTGGCTTTAAAGCcatctgattatttttttatcCATATCTTTCATTGTTTTTCTGAGCAATCCTATCACATTACTGGGTGGGCCCACGATGGGGGAGGAGGATTAGGCATTGCTTGCTCTGGGTAAAGGAGCCTGTTGTCTCCCTGCTCATGGAAGTGAGGGCACTGGTAAGGATACCATTCTGCGTGGGGAATTGGACTAGAAGGTGCTTGCTGGCAGCCAGGAGTAGCTAATGCAGAGGCGGTTCATGTGCTTCGCACAGGTGTCGCCATTACAGAAGGGCTGAACAGTCAGGATATAGAGGCAAAGACAGAACCGGTATGAGATTAGGGTATAGCCTGACCTAGGACTTCCCCTGAGGTCATCATTcagtggaagtcaatgggagccataagggaggaaggctgctgtgtggttaaGCCAGGAGACTGGTAGCTGGGACATGATGGGTCTATCCTGGCTCTTCCACCGACCTGCCGTACGAAGTTGGGAAAGAGCACTTCATTTCTGTCTTTGTTTCCTCATCACTGACGGGGGCATCGATAAGGCCCTGTCTGGCAGGGTGTTTATAAGGGAAGGTTATAATGGAACAGCTGATGGGGATGGTCTCAcaatggggggcgggagggagaagggaagtcTGCCAGTCAAGGCACTAGTCACACATGACGAAATGCCTGACTTCAAGGTGATTCATCCACATCTTAGTGCTGATGGGAGGACAGGCAGTAACTATCATAACCATGGAGGGATCTGTTTCTTCTGAGCTTATTATATGTTTCTCTAGcccaccagccttgttattctgATGCCCTGCTGTCTGTCACATGGTAGGTACCCTTCCATCTTTATGAGATGACATAAGGACAAAGGGTCGGTCTGTGACTTATTCACACCACTTGTGCTAGGTGATAGGAAAATCACTGCACAGCCTCTGCGTGTTTGGATCCTCTGCCCGTATTTACACTTTGCACCAGAAGCTAGATAAAAAGAATATTCAAAGCAAGAGAGAGTTCCTGTCACAGTGGGATACAGACAACCAAACACAAGTCTTGGAATATACATTGTTTGCTTGAGAACAGGTATTTGAAAGGTACCCCACTGCTCCaaattaaggccccaatcctgcaaacatttactacGTGCTTAATATTACTGAGTAGTCCCATCAGTTGcatggtagtaaagttaagcagctGCCTGTGTGTTTGTTAGGTTGAAGCTTAATACTAGTAAAAGAGCATGTGTATTGGGTGTGAAAGAAGGGAAAGGAACAAAAAGAGAAGGCAGAATCTTAAGCATTAATAATGGTATTTGAAGGGTTCTCCAACGTGCATCCTCTCTCCTAGCTAGGCATGGATCCTAAATACAAAGGAGGCAATTCCAAAAGGCATGGCATGGAAAGCTACAGAGCTAGGGCTCCAGCATAGCTCCCCTCAGGGAAAATATACAGGGAGTTCTTTAGTAGAAAACTCCAGTGTCATAGAAAAGAGTTTCTGTCTACATCCAATCCTAACTCCAAAGAAgagtaaataaaaagaaagaactgAAGGTCCAATCCAgaacccattaaagtcaatggaaaggcaccCATTGACTTTATTAGGCATTCGACTGGGCCTAACATGTCTTGAAGGAACTAACAGTCAGAGAGAAAGCGATCATATTGACTCTCTGATGCAAATTAAGGCCAAGAAAATGCAGCTTGCTCctggaatgaatgcatggacaaaagcaAGAGACTGTCATTGACGCAGGgtaaattctatttttttttaaatatcttggcTAATTTAACAGAACATGAAttattcaaatatttaaaataaacaaatgtatCTTACGACTATACAGACTCCTGCTTTCCCATGCATTCAAACAGGTGCTTCGTGTGTTTTGGTAAGTTGCAGTGAGATGACTTTTGTCACTGAGAATCACCCCAGAGGCAAGTATTGCACCCTCAGACCCTGCTCCTACTGCTGTCAAGTCAGTGACCACAATCCACTAACTGGGCGAAGCCAATGGAACTTAAAAGTGGTTAAAGTTAAGCAGTGCTCAGATGCTTTGCTGTATTGAGGTCTTGGCTATAACTAATCAGTGCAATTGTCCCTTAAGGCCAGGAGTCTAGTGATGGTAGTTAAGTAGTAAGAGGACAGTAGTGTGCATACACTAAAGTGACCCCTAGACAGGGAGCATGTGGAATCCCctggggaaagaggaagaaagCCAAGTGACTAGATTCCACTCCACGATGGCCAGCGCTTTGGGAGAACAAGCCATAGGTGTGATTGGAGCAAAACCAGTAACAGCGCGCCAAGCCGGCCGAGTGCACAGACACCTGCAGCTCATCTCTGAGCCTTTTGACTGTTGTTGTTGCCCTTCGTGCGGGAGTCGAGCTTTGTTTGGTTTGATGCCCCTTACGTTCTCCTAGAGCTGCTGTCGTTTTAAAACAGTCTCCACTCCCTGGCTAAGGGTTTCAACAAGATTTGTCATGATGAATGCCTGTGGCATTAATATCAGAACCATTAGTGCTTCTATGCCACGCTGTTCCTTTAGAAACGTGGCCTCCACACATCCCCCTGTATAAGTGAAAGGTCCTAGGCGGGTCTGCATTGCTCCAAGGTAAGTGAGTTGTTAGCTGGACTAAAATTTCCATGTGGTAAAAATAAGTCTGAAATTAACTGTGAAGAAGGAAAAGCTCTGAGACTGcagttcagaaaagcacttaagcatgtgctgcaGTATTACCCGGAATTGTAGCATGTGTTGAGTCATGGTTGTAAGTCACAGTATTAATTCTGATGCCAGCTTAGAGAGAAACCAAAAGGCAAGTCACACAGAAGGAGTTAAAGAGACTCTTCGGGCCAGCCTTTACTTCAGGGACTTGCAATTTTGGGGTATCCAACTTGACATCCCTTGAAGGAGCCTGCTTTTCAGAAGGTGCTGAGGACCTGTTCTCTGACAGTCACTGCTCTTTAAGGtgtctccagctgaggcctcaaaAACAGATGTACCCAAAATCCCTAGTCACTGATGAAAATGACTTCTTATCAGAGATGGTCCAAACCAAAACTCCAGATCGCCCCTCCTATCCCTGAGCTTTGGGGCGTTTGGCACCTGGATCCAGAGTTTGCAGGTTGAGCCCATTCCTAATGATCCCTTTTTGCATACACTGAACTACAACATTGTTGCATGAAAGTGGAAACTGGGCCCTACTTTGATCAATTGTGGAATTTGGGCCTTCCATTAAGATAATGCCAGCTGTACCCACCTCAGTGCTCAGCTCTCTAAGTGACTTTTATTTTTAAGGATTTGATTTAAGGATGTAAATCTGATTGGCAAAATATGAAGACCAAAGGACATTGGTGCCAGTGTGTTCCTTATTGTGCCTGCTAGAGTTTTAAATTCACTGACTTTGCTTTGAGTCTACGGGAGAATGATGGTAAAGAGTTAGTGGgcattttatgtgtgtgtgtgtgtgtgtgtgtgtgtgtgtgtgtgtgtatatatatatatatatatatatatatatatatatatatatatatatatatatatatatatatgtgtgtgtgtatatagatatgtgtgtgtatatatatttgtgtatattttacatttatttcagatGATTGAAACTAATGATATTTCAGAagagaagatgaagatgaaggaGGCTATGGAAGGTAATGAATTTCACTGTCAGAGTGATTGACATGCCGCGTCTTTCACTCTTCTGCTCTAACTAGGAAGAGTTAGCTGAAGTGGGCTTCGGAAGTTCATGTCATCTCTGTGCTTTTGTGTAGGTTGCACTGGTTGTCTGGCTTTTTCACCTGTGTGGCTGGCATGCCTGTCTGAGCAAATACAGTGGAGGTCTCTTATTCCAAAGTCTTCCCCCTACACCTACAATATGGGTCAGAACCTCGGCTGGTGAAAATGGGCAttgatccattgacttcagtagagttgcaCTAATTTTACAGCAGCTGAATCTGGTCCATTGAGTAAAAATCACTCCCATCAGAGGATGGCTAACAGGAATGACGAGGTGCATGTTGCAACTGGCTAGAAGAATTTGGAGTTTTCCCTCTACCTTGCTATAAATCAGATATGAGCCTGAAATGAAACCCCAGATCTAGACACACTTAAACTTTGGATAAGGTTTGATTCAGAGCTGAGTTTCACAGTGGTTTCCATCTCTGTAATGGACCAAACCATAGCTCTGGAGCCGAACAACTCCAGAGGCTGGAAAAATTGTGGCCTGGATCCATGCTTTTTGGCTCTGGCCCATCTCTGCTGTGTGGATGTCATCTCTGAACTTGCACGGGTTTGAATTTCACCCTGTATAAATGCCAATTAGTTCATGGAGCGTCTTTCGTGCTCCTTTGGATTCAGGCTAAAATACTTTCATGCCCTGTTCCCTCCTATCCACACACACAAGCTATCAttctgccctctctctctctgtgtctctctcttccccccctccccacaccctttcTTTTCTCTGCCCTGCAAATGCCGTGTGggtgtgtattttataccagatCAGATACTTGACTGATAGTTAAATAACTAGGATAGGACTCAAGCGCTAGGTTTGGGCCCTTTACTGTGTCCAGCAGCAAACTGATCTTAAGATGGTCACTGAATCCATGTATATTTGGCTTCTCTGAGTCTAAGCACTGGACAAAACATGGATAAAGTGGTTTAAAAAGCTGTCTCAGACTCAGGATGTTGCAGCACTTCAAATCTAAGGCTTTGATTTGATTGTGTAAATGAGCTGACTCTACGCAACTTCTGTCTTTGCTTTTTCCATCATCCCTGCCTTCCAGGGCAGTAGGTAACAAACGGAATTGCGAGGAAGGCTCCtttctgttttgctttttcaTAATATTTCGTTCTTCCTTTCTTCACTAGTCATCTGTTGTTTAAGCCCATCCTCTGGTGCTGCTTCCTAGCTGCGTGTCTCCACTTCACTTAAGGTCAAATGGGGATGAGATGCTGTGAGACACAAACCAGCTAGTGCCTTccatctctgcctctctctcgAGAGGGTGGACACTTGTATTTGCACCCAGTCATCTGTCTCTAGTCTGGGCCATGGAATCCTAAATGTCTCCATGCCACCGTTGGCCTTTACTGCGTGATCAGGCAAAGCAGTTGCCAAGGatgtaacccctttctctctctctctctcccattcacTTAAAGAACTGCAAGATAAGATGAGTAAAAGAGATAAAGAGGTGTCGTCCCTCCTCTCCCAGACTGAAACTCTAAGGGCCCAAGTAAGTGGTAAGTTTCCCTAATCCAGTGCTGGTGGGAACTAGATAGTTTCATTGTGGTCTTTCTGTACCTCCACCATTATAAGAAGAACTTAGGGTTTATACATAAGCAACCTAGTAATGTGTGTGCATAAAACATGCAGTTGGCCGTGTATAAGAGGACTGTGCTTAGCAAATGTTTGTCCTTGACGCAACGGGCCCAATTCTACCCCAGAAAGATGCAAGTGCAGCCCGTGGAAGTTGTTTGTATCCTGTAGGGAGTGAAGCTGGCCCAATAATCTTAACAAATTGTGAAGCCAAAAGGGATGTAGAAATAAATGCAGCTGAGTTTATAATTTCTGGAATCTCTGCTTATACAGGGCTGCATCCTGAGTGCCGCTGAGCATTTGCAACTCTCATGGACTCCAGTGGCAGCTGCAGATCACTAACTAGGCATAACTAACTAGGGGAAGCCACGTTGCAAGGAATGGAAATGAAATTGAGAAATGAAGTCATCCAAAAAAGGAATGTAGGTAGGGACTGGTAgacttttttcctccccttttatTCTTCCCTTAGCATTGGAAAATAAATGCAAAGCTGGAGAGAAGAAGGGAGATTCTCTGTTGAAGGAAAAGAAGCGGTTGGAAGCTGAACTGGAGACCTTGTCCAGGAAAACGCATGATGCTTCAGGCCAGCTGGTCCTGATTAGCCAGGAGCTACTCAAAAAGGAAAGGTTGGTCTTTTAGAAACTAACTAAAGAGGCTGTAGTGTTATGATCCGTAAGAAGGACCCAGGCGTCTGTAAGACAcactctgaatttggccctattcAGAGCATCGCTATTTAACGTACAAAAAAAAATATGAGTTGAATGATTGAAACCCAGATTTCAACTTTCCCATCATTAGGATGTTAGGTGCTGGTTTAGTGTGTCAGTGGCTGAATTATCAAGCGcgctcagctcctgccactgtCCCAGGTGTTCAAGACACAGCTCAGTTCCCATTGAGGCACGGAAATAAGTggccaaaaaaaaatcagcatattggatgttgagctcttttgaaaatctgtcctacCGGTGGAGTCCAGCTGCAAAGGCGAGCTGAGTCCTGAGGTGAATTTTCCCAACGTTGGAGGGGGATTTGGACGCAAGGTTCGCGGTTTGGCCCCCTCTCTCAGACCACACCTTGTTAGATGTCCTCTTTCAAAGCTGAGAGAAgttgcaaaacacacacacacacacacacacacacacacacacacacacacacacacacacacacacacacacacacacacacaccatgctgtGCCCAAAAGACAACCGAATAAATGTTCCCCTTTGTGAGgttctccccatccctccctcagGAGCCTGAATGAGCTGCGAGCTTTGCTGCTGGAAGCAACCCGTCACTCGCCCGGGCCAGAGCGGGACCTGAGCCGAGAGGTGCACAAAGCAGAGTGGAGGCTGAAAGAGCAGAAACTCAAAGACGACATCAAAGGCCTGAGAGAAAAGCTGATAGTGCTGGTGAGAGCAAGGCGCACCCGTCCTTGCTGGTTGGCACAGGTGTCTGGGAGGGCTTTACCTAACTCCCGGTCTTCAGGGGGTGAATGTTTGTGGCAGAACAGACAAACATGGGAAGGACTTTTCACAGTCAGGGGATTCTTTTGGTATCATTGAATTtgccataatttttttaaatttgcagtCATTCAGCAAATTACACTGGGGCTTCCTTTGGTGTCTTGTGTATGTGAACCCAGTCTAAGAAGTGCTGGCTGTCTACAACACCCACTGGGTGTGATTCTGGGAGCTGCGGTGTGCCCTCATCTCCGAGGGCAGGGCATGCAGAAAAACATTAGAACCTCAGCGTTCCAAAGTGCCTGGTGGTTTTTCAAGTGCATTCATGTTTGCATGGCCAATTTAAGACACCCCAAATAGGCCTAAACTTCAGAAGCCGAGCATTCAGAattctctgaaaatcaagcctctGTGAGgtgtctcagattgggcacccaaCAGTGGAGACATTGGGAATGATTAGTCACTTTTGAACTTTTATCCAGATCGAGGCCTGGTTGCTAATGGAAAGTGCTGTCTGCTGATAGCAAATCCTTGCAAAATTGTCCTGCTGGAAAGCAGGCAGTGTCATTTTATTGTGAAACGTCAAAATACAGATTATGACAATACGGAGCCTATGACCTTCCTTCCCAGCCACATTGCTTTGTTCATGGTACGTTGCCTCTTTGACAGAGGAACCGTCTCACACTGTGTATGTCAGCTGGGGCATGGTTTAGCATGCACCTCGTTAGAGTAATCCTAAATGATCTCAGTCCTTCATCAGCATTGGCATTCCCCTTTGTTTTTGAGATGTGCCGTACAGCTGTACTTACAGAGAGCTATACATTAATATTCAAGGCAGGAGCCTCATTTCATCCGGATTGCCAACCCcagatgtaaaaataaaaaaatcatgaatcaagCCCTGGAAAGTCacgattttattaaaaaatatatattttttttaatttgtccttttttctgagcctttaggatgCACCTGGGtcatccttttttttccccccatctttTTTCTGCAACTGTGATGGCTaggactgacttttttttttttaaatgaaagttgagattctcatgtaatcacatgcCTCcggaagctggggctttaagaaaaatgccaGCTACCATGAGACTCATAATAAAATTGAGAGAGTTGTCTTATTTGAATGATGTAAAATGGCACGCACACTTATAGTGCTGTAAAAATAATATTATCTGCATAACTGAGGCCTCACATACCTACACTTATTTTCAAgggattgtttaaaaaaaaatcttggcaatACTTCCTTTCCATCTCAACCAATAGCTGGAGtcattttgttgtctgtattcaTTGCGAGGCGTCAGATCTCCTAAAATACAATAGTAAGAGAAGACTAGGAAGAAAATACAAAGTTGCTTGTTTCCCCCTGTTGTTTATTCCTGGATAAGGGGATAGAGGAAGATCCCAGTGGACAAGAAGAGCTAATGAGACTTAATGGTTTTTTTCAGATCTAGTTTTGCCTTTGTGTGATTCCAATAGACGGCAGCGACCTCTAGAGGTGGAGACTTAAGTAATTGACTGATCTCAGCTAGCAACAAATCTGAGCAGCTCATTGTTGCATTTAATACTTGGTTCTCTCCAAACTTGCAGTCTGCTCTGATCTGTTATTGAAATCAGAGTTTGGCACTAGTCACCCTCAAGTGTATTCTGCCCCTAGTTTCTATGTTGTTACCAGAGTCTAACCTGCTcccctgttgttgtttttttttttaaacctttaaatGTCAAGGATAAAGAGAAATCGGTAACGGATCAAAGGCGATACTCCCTCATTGACCCTTCGTCAGAGTCTGAGGTTCTCCGGCTGCAGCACCGACTGGTCAGCACGGAGGATGTCCTACGGAATGCACTGGAGCAGGGTCAGCAAATGGAGAAACTCCTGGAGGCCATGAGGAGTTCTTCGGAGAAAACACAGGTAGTGCACTCCCCGCACCGGAGCAGCGAGTTACCTGATCGCTCGCGCCACGGCAGCGACATGCCCAGAGCAATGCTCTGGTGGGGTCCCACACCACCAAGGAAAACAAACTGGCGGTGTAGGTAGTGATTCAGTAGGTAGCCTTCTTCCCTCTGACGGAACAAAGCATCACGGGTGCAGTGTTTGCTACAGATTCTGTTTTTCAGGTGAGATCTAAAACCAACTGCATGACTGTGTGTGGATCATTAAAGATCCTCTGGCACCCGTCACAAGAACTGGATGTTAGTCCCAGTATCCTGCATCAAATTCCAGTGTGGGTAATTACAGTCGACCTATTTAAATGGTAACTTCACGTGTACAGTATCTCTTCATTTCATATGTGTATAGCATTGATTTCCTTTCTTACCCTGTAAATACGGTGCTGCTGGATGGTTTTTAGACACCTACTAGGCTTCACACCAGAGTTGGCTGCATTCATGGGTATAGAAAGGgaatgtgtgggggggtgtaccTCTACACTTCAGGCAAGGGGTAATTTCCAGCTCGCCTAGACATATCCGCGCTAGCTCtaattgagctagtgcactaaaaatagcaccaTAGCCATGGCGACGTAAGTTTCAGGAGGGGCTAGCGGCCTGAGTGTGTACCTATGGTCTCAGATGGGATCGTACTCAGTTGGCCAGACCTTCCTGCTGCATGCGCTGATGTGACTATAGTGTTAGCACTCCTCAAGGTGGGGATTACACCTCCAAAGTGGAGCCAGGCCTGTGTGTCTGTATCTAGATGGGAATAACCATTGGGAACAGCCTAATAACAGTTTTCTTTCTAGCAGCAACTCTGGCTGGGTTTTCACTTGGCCTCATGGAGAGAGCGAGACTGACTTTATCTCTTCGTTTATATTAACACCCTGTTCCTGGCTTATAGGCTAAGACTATTTTTCATTGTGTATCTCCTTTAAAATGATACATGAAAAGTGAAAAAGATGGTTTTATGTCATCCCTCTTCTTCGTTCTTGTCAGAATTCACTTTCCCTGCCACCCCTCAACACATACTTCTTCAGTTTCCAAGTGCTTCAATAGAGATCCAGCTGGGAAAGGTTTTTCCGTCTCTCTTGCCAGTTCCCCCAGAACTCTTGGACTGTACCTGACTCAGGGGGTTGGTCAGATGCCAAACGGGTCCGTCACCTGCTACAGAATCCTTCTGATTTCCTCCAGTACTTCCTTTGCCTCCCCTGGGAAACTTAGAACGGCTTCCAGCATCTCTCCTGCACCCTCTGCTGTGAAAGCGGAGGTTGAGAATAGATTTAAATGATCTTGGCATGCTCAACCTTTTCTGTCATTTGCCCTTAGTGTATCTGAGATCCAACCGATTGTCCCCGGGAGCTGCTTCTGTGGAAAGGCCC
The Mauremys mutica isolate MM-2020 ecotype Southern chromosome 19, ASM2049712v1, whole genome shotgun sequence genome window above contains:
- the CLIP2 gene encoding CAP-Gly domain-containing linker protein 2 isoform X2, with amino-acid sequence MLKPSGLKIPGKAGKHSSPVGRASGTAAAAATTGSKEGSPLHKQGPTSTASAEKPGSKVTEVGDDFLGDFVVGERVWVNGVKPGVIQYLGETQFAPGQWAGVVLDDPVGKNDGSVGGVRYFECQPLQGIFTRPSKLTRQPVAEGSGSDAHSVESLTTQNLSLHSGTATPPLSTRIIPLRESVLNSTMKTGNESGSNLSDSGSVKKGDKDLRLGDRVLVGGTKTGVVRYVGETDFAKGEWCGVELDEPLGKNDGAVAGTRYFQCPPKFGLFAPIHKVIRIGFPSTSPAKAKKSKRMAMGVSALTHSPSSSSISSVSSVASSVGGRPSRSGLLTETSSRYARKISGTTALQEALKEKQQHIEQLLAERDLERAEVAKATSHICEVEKEIAILKAQHEQYVTEAEANLQRARTLVDGVQKEKLELLNQLEEEKRKVEDLQFRVEEESITKGDLELTTVAEKSRILQLEEELSVQRSEVEELRQCLRNSHQAETPEHNLGLQSEALRLRDQLLSASKEHQKESSQLKEKYEKTLKKHQQEIEKLKAVNEKYSQEIVDLKHKVQQATNENMGLMDNWKSKLDTLASDHQKSLEDLKATLNTGPDTQHKEIVELKAVVESIKMEHQLELENLKAKHDIETAVHIKEKESLKLKLQEASDEVEESNNNWKMQLETKTNQHLTELQDMKEKCRDAELRVHELEKLHSEYKDQAQAIAFLKEQISLAEKKMLDYETLQKTEAQSKQEIQRLQEKVLVLENKLQSMEALHPSQHANMIETNDISEEKMKMKEAMEELQDKMSKRDKEVSSLLSQTETLRAQVSALENKCKAGEKKGDSLLKEKKRLEAELETLSRKTHDASGQLVLISQELLKKERSLNELRALLLEATRHSPGPERDLSREVHKAEWRLKEQKLKDDIKGLREKLIVLDKEKSVTDQRRYSLIDPSSESEVLRLQHRLVSTEDVLRNALEQGQQMEKLLEAMRSSSEKTQTLGNSGSANGIHQQDKSHKQEEKH
- the CLIP2 gene encoding CAP-Gly domain-containing linker protein 2 isoform X1, with translation MLKPSGLKIPGKAGKHSSPVGRASGTAAAAATTGSKEGSPLHKQGPTSTASAEKPGSKVTEVGDDFLGDFVVGERVWVNGVKPGVIQYLGETQFAPGQWAGVVLDDPVGKNDGSVGGVRYFECQPLQGIFTRPSKLTRQPVAEGSGSDAHSVESLTTQNLSLHSGTATPPLSTRIIPLRESVLNSTMKTGNESGSNLSDSGSVKKGDKDLRLGDRVLVGGTKTGVVRYVGETDFAKGEWCGVELDEPLGKNDGAVAGTRYFQCPPKFGLFAPIHKVIRIGFPSTSPAKAKKSKRMAMGVSALTHSPSSSSISSVSSVASSVGGRPSRSGLLTETSSRYARKISGTTALQEALKEKQQHIEQLLAERDLERAEVAKATSHICEVEKEIAILKAQHEQYVTEAEANLQRARTLVDGVQKEKLELLNQLEEEKRKVEDLQFRVEEESITKGDLETQTQLEHARIRELEQSLLFEKAQAEKLLRELEDTRLTTVAEKSRILQLEEELSVQRSEVEELRQCLRNSHQAETPEHNLGLQSEALRLRDQLLSASKEHQKESSQLKEKYEKTLKKHQQEIEKLKAVNEKYSQEIVDLKHKVQQATNENMGLMDNWKSKLDTLASDHQKSLEDLKATLNTGPDTQHKEIVELKAVVESIKMEHQLELENLKAKHDIETAVHIKEKESLKLKLQEASDEVEESNNNWKMQLETKTNQHLTELQDMKEKCRDAELRVHELEKLHSEYKDQAQAIAFLKEQISLAEKKMLDYETLQKTEAQSKQEIQRLQEKVLVLENKLQSMEALHPSQHANMIETNDISEEKMKMKEAMEELQDKMSKRDKEVSSLLSQTETLRAQVSALENKCKAGEKKGDSLLKEKKRLEAELETLSRKTHDASGQLVLISQELLKKERSLNELRALLLEATRHSPGPERDLSREVHKAEWRLKEQKLKDDIKGLREKLIVLDKEKSVTDQRRYSLIDPSSESEVLRLQHRLVSTEDVLRNALEQGQQMEKLLEAMRSSSEKTQTLGNSGSANGIHQQDKSHKQEEKH